CGAGCCGACTGGAATTATGAATTAAAGGCAGTTTATACGGTAGCCATTTTGGACTTCGTATTTGACGAAGATAAAAATGAGAAGGCAAAGTATCGCTACGACGTGAAGCTAACTGATACTGAGACTTGCCAGGGTTTTCTACGATAAGTTGACGTTCATCTATCTAGAGATGCCGAAATTTGTTAAGACAATAGATGAACTGGAAACTCGATTTGATAATTGGTTGTATGTTCTACGCAACCTAAACCGTTTAGATAGGGTACCTGATAAGTTGCGGGAAAGAGTCTTTGAGAAACTATTTAAAGTCGCTGAAATTGCCCGATTTACTCCTGATCAAATCCGCTCCTACGAAGGTAGCTTGAAATATTACCGCGATATGAAAAACTCGCTTGACACCGCTAAGGAAGAAGGAAGAGAGGAACGAGAGACTGAAATTGCTCAAGTTATGATCAAAGCGGGTGAGCCAATAAAAAAAATCATCCAATTTACTGAACTATCTCGAGAACAAGTAAAGTGTTTGTCTAGCAAGTAAAATATAGAGCTTTCCCTTTAGCCCAACCATTTTACCTCCAGCCCCTTGCTCATGATAGCCCCAAAATTTTTTTCATCTTCCCTGTAACTTTTATTTCAATCAGTTGTCTTCGGGATAACTATGGTACTGGAAGAGTTTAAAACCCGCGTACTCCCCGTCAAGAATAAGCTGTATCGCTTCGCGTTGCGCTTCTTAAATAATGAAGATGAAGCCCAAGATGTGGTGCAGGAAGTATTTATTAAAGCGTGGAACCAGCGGGAAGATCTTCACCTGTACCGCAGCGTAGAGGCTTGGTGCATGCAAGTGACCCGTAACCTCTCGCTAAACCGACTAAAATCAGGACATTACCGCAATACGCAGGAACTTACTGACGGCCAGCAGGTGCACCACGCTCCGTCACCGTACGATCGTGCCGAAACGCGGGATGTACTACAAACGATCGATCAATTGCTGCAACGCTTACCGCGAGCTCAGCAACAGGTACTACAGTTACGCGACATGGAAGGCTACGCTTATCAGGAGATTAGCGATGTGCTGGAAATGCCCCTCGCGCAAGTAAAAGTAAACCTGTTTCGAGCACGGAAGGCGCTGCGCGAACAACTCACAAAAATGAATGCTTATGGAATTGACCACCATCCGTGAACTCGTAGAAAAGTACTGGAACGGCGAAACCTCGCTGGAAGAAGAAGCGCAGTTGCAACGCTACTTTCAGGAGGAGGAAGCTCCGGCTGATTTGAAAAAAGAAGCGGCTCTATTTAGGTACTACCAAGCAAATACTCAGTCGCATACGCTAAATGAGCAGTTCGACGAACAGCTTACCCAACGTATTGAACGAGAGCAGACCAAGCAGCGCTGGCTGACGTATCAGCCACTGCTACGAATTGCCGCCGCTGTTGTTCTAGTAATAATGGCCGCCATATTATTCCGCACTGAGTGGATGGATGAAGCCAATCCGGTAGCCACGGAAGATACCTACGAGGATCCTCGGTTGGCCTATGAGCAAACTCGAGAAGCCCTACTGCTGGTATCCAGCTTAATGAACGAAGGAACCCAGCACATTCAAGAATTAGAAACTTTTAGCGAAGCCCAAGAAACGATAAAAACGCAAATCCCATGAAACGATTACTCATTATTA
This region of Tunicatimonas pelagia genomic DNA includes:
- a CDS encoding RNA polymerase sigma factor, with translation MVLEEFKTRVLPVKNKLYRFALRFLNNEDEAQDVVQEVFIKAWNQREDLHLYRSVEAWCMQVTRNLSLNRLKSGHYRNTQELTDGQQVHHAPSPYDRAETRDVLQTIDQLLQRLPRAQQQVLQLRDMEGYAYQEISDVLEMPLAQVKVNLFRARKALREQLTKMNAYGIDHHP